In Peromyscus eremicus chromosome X, PerEre_H2_v1, whole genome shotgun sequence, the sequence AGCCATGGACCCAGGACCCAGCGCCCTGAATTCTGGGACCCTGGAGGAGGCCAAAGAGCAACAGACCTGCACGGCTGCAGGACTCCCCAAGGACACCACCGAGACTGCAAATTTGACCAAGAAAAAAGCTACTCAGAAGAGGCAGAGGAGCAGATCTCCGTCCCCTGCCAAAAGGAACATCGTGGGCTGCAGAATCTCTCATGGGTGGAAGGAAGAAGACGAGCCCATCACCCAATGGAGAGGCACTGTTCTGACGCAGGTGCCCATAAACCCCTCTCTCTATCTGGTGAAATACGATGGAGTTGACTGTGTCTATGGACTGGAACTTCATAAAGACGAGAGGATCTCGTCCCTTAAAATTCTGTCTGACACAGTAGAACCATTCCAAGTTCCAGATCCCAGCCTTGCTGATAGCATAATTGGCAAGGCAGTGGAACACATGTTTGAGAGTGAACGTGGCACTAAGGATGAATGGAGGGGGATGGTCCTGGCCCAAGCGCCTATCTTGGATGCCTGGTTTTATATTACCTATGAGAAAGACCCCATCCTGTACATGTACCAGCTTCTGGATGATTATAAAGAGGGTGACCTCCGTATCATGCCAGAGCTCAATGAGGATCCTCCACTAGACGGAGACCTGGAAATGGATGGTCTGATAGGCAAGCTTGTGGAATATACCAAAGATGATGGTTCCAAAAGGGTGGGCATGGTGATTCACCAAGTGGAAGCCAGACCTTCTGTGTACTTCATCAAATTTAACGATGATTTCCATATCTATGTCTATGACTTGGTGAAAAATTATTAATTGTTTGGCAAAGTTTTGCCACAAATGTGGAAATAAACTTGTAATTTCTAGACATGCAGTGGCTGCTTCTTTTGAGTGTATAGGAAGTTCACTGTGGGCATAACGGTTGTCCTGACAAATACGCATTTCTGTGGGAAAGCTGTCTGTAGGCATTTTGCCTTGTGGAAAAGACTGGGTGTGTTTGGTGGGTGGAGCAGGGAAGGGTGGAACAGCTGTCCATTCAGCCAGTGAGAGAAGTGAGCTGGTATCACAATCAGTCATCTAAAAATGGAATGGGACTTAGCTGGTCtggttttgggggggtgggggagaaggaactggagatgggctgtggaggaggggacaggaggaggggacTGCCTAGGGAGAGGTGGAAGGGATCCAGAATGAGAGAGGGGCTccctgggggagggacagagtgaagGAAGAAACATGGattgggaagggagggagggataagaGAGGGAAGCCTTCTGgcaccttctggctttcaggaaACCCGAAGAACTCGTGGagaagaaagcacacacacagtaGTGTAAGAGGTACACAGGAAGGGAGGCGAAGTCTGCCAGGCAGGGAGGGCCCTGAGAAGAGGCTCTGGGACTCGGGAGGCCAGAGGATCCATGCACAGGTGAATGAGACACTAAAGGAGGTAACTGGGGGGAGAAGCAATTCCAAGGGGAATGACCTCCTGAGGCATCCACATTCTTCTGGCTGGCTGTCCACAGTGGCGATGGTTACCTGTCAAACAAAGCACATGCTTTGGAGGGTCACCGAAGGGCCTTTCGGCAGGGACTACTCAGACAATAATACCAACGGTCAACTTTGTATCTACCTGTCAGGCTTGTCTGGTTTCAGAGAGTCGGACACAGTCTGAAGTCTAAGCAAACTAATAAGAGTTCCTGGCTAGCTCTGGGCAAAGGGCAAGCTCTTTCTTTGGGAAAATGGATCCTTGGTGAATCCAGGAATAGCAATCCTGTCACTGTCCTTCCTCTTGTTGGAATAGTCCTTGCCttcctggggggaggggcatcTGATGATTGTGCCTCT encodes:
- the LOC131899005 gene encoding spindlin-2-like isoform X2, with the translated sequence MDPGPSALNSGTLEEAKEQQTCTAAGLPKDTTETANLTKKKATQKRQRSRSPSPAKRNIVGCRISHGWKEEDEPITQWRGTVLTQVPINPSLYLVKYDGVDCVYGLELHKDERISSLKILSDTVEPFQVPDPSLADSIIGKAVEHMFESERGTKDEWRGMVLAQAPILDAWFYITYEKDPILYMYQLLDDYKEGDLRIMPELNEDPPLDGDLEMDGLIGKLVEYTKDDGSKRVGMVIHQVEARPSVYFIKFNDDFHIYVYDLVKNY
- the LOC131899005 gene encoding spindlin-2-like isoform X1 is translated as MSAENPGAMDPGPSALNSGTLEEAKEQQTCTAAGLPKDTTETANLTKKKATQKRQRSRSPSPAKRNIVGCRISHGWKEEDEPITQWRGTVLTQVPINPSLYLVKYDGVDCVYGLELHKDERISSLKILSDTVEPFQVPDPSLADSIIGKAVEHMFESERGTKDEWRGMVLAQAPILDAWFYITYEKDPILYMYQLLDDYKEGDLRIMPELNEDPPLDGDLEMDGLIGKLVEYTKDDGSKRVGMVIHQVEARPSVYFIKFNDDFHIYVYDLVKNY